From one Triticum urartu cultivar G1812 chromosome 3, Tu2.1, whole genome shotgun sequence genomic stretch:
- the LOC125547611 gene encoding beta-fructofuranosidase, insoluble isoenzyme 3-like produces MGTAAALALAIVVSLLCWTAAHASHVVYPELQSLEAKEVATELRTGYHFQPPKHWINDPNGPMYYKGLYHLFYQYNPKGAVWGNIIWAHSVSTDLIHWVALEPAIYPTMPFDVNGCWSGSATLLPNGVPVIMYTGIDPHKNQVQNVAYPANLSDPYLRQWVKPDYNPIISPDHGINASAFRDPTTAWYGPDGHWRLVVGTKENMRGIAVLYRSRDFKKWVKARHSLHAGLTGMWECPDFFPVAVAGGSRNHQSGVDTVELHDRVVAKEVKYVLKVSLELTRYDYYTIGTYDHDKERYTPDHAFLDNDYDLRYDYGDFYASKSFFDPTKKRRVLWGWANESDTVTDDHHKGWAGIQAIPRKIFLSRSGRQLIQWPVEEVKSLRSKHVNVSNKAVKGGEYFEITGFKSVQSDVEAAFAIRDLDKAEKFDLAWRTDAQGLCKKFNSHVKGGVGPFGLWLLASDDLEERTAVFFRVFKTNDTNYAILMCNDPTRSSYESQIYRPSFAGFVNVDIAKTKKIALRTLIDHSVVESFGAGGKTCILTRVYPRKAIGDDAHLFVFNNGESDIKVTNLHAWEMKTPTMNKLLEQ; encoded by the exons ATGGGGACGGCGGCGGCCTTGGCGCTAGCGATCGTCGTGTCGCTGCTGTGCTGGACGGCGGCGCACGCGTCGCACGTCGTCTACCCGGAGCTCCAGTCGCTGGAGGCCAAGGAGGTCGCCACGGAGCTGCGCACCGGCTACCACTTCCAGCCCCCCAAGCACTGGATCAATG ATCCCAATG GGCCAATGTACTACAAAGGGCTGTACCACCTCTTCTACCAGTACAACCCCAAGGGCGCCGTGTGGGGGAACATCATCTGGGCGCACTCCGTCTCCACCGACCTCATTCACTGGGTGGCGCTGGAGCCTGCGATCTACCCGACCATGCCCTTCGACGTCAACGGCTGCTGGTCGGGCTCCGCCACACTGCTGCCCAACGGCGTCCCCGTCATCATGTACACCGGCATCGACCCCCACAAGAACCAGGTGCAGAACGTCGCGTACCCGGCCAACCTCTCCGACCCATACCTCCGGCAGTGGGTCAAGCCCGATTACAATCCAATCATCAGCCCCGACCACGGCATCAACGCAAGCGCTTTCCGTGATCCCACGACAGCGTGGTACGGACCCGACGG ACACTGGAGGTTGGTGGTGGGCACCAAGGAGAACATGAGGGGGATCGCGGTGTTGTACCGGAGCCGAGACTTCAAGAAGTGGGTCAAGGCGCGCCACTCATTGCACGCGGGACTCACAGGAATGTGGGAGTGCCCTGACTTCTTCCCTGTGGCGGTAGCCGGAGGCAGTCGTAACCACCAGAGTGGTGTGGACACCGTGGAGTTGCACGACCGTGTTGTGGCCAAGGAGGTCAAGTACGTGCTCAAGGTGAGTCTAGAACTGACACGATACGATTACTACACAATTGGCACATACGACCACGACAAGGAGAGGTACACCCCCGACCACGCCTTCCTGGACAATGACTACGACCTCCGCTACGACTATGGTGACTTCTACGCCTCCAAGTCCTTCTTCGACCCGACCAAGAAACGACGTGTTCTCTGGGGCTGGGCCAATGAGTCTGACACCGTTACCGACGACCACCACAAGGGCTGGGCCGGCATCCAG GCGATACCAAGGAAGATCTTCCTATCGCGAAGCGGGAGACAGCTGATCCAATGGCCAGTGGAGGAGGTCAAGTCGCTGCGCTCAAAGCACGTAAATGTCAGCAACAAGGCCGTCAAGGGCGGCGAGTACTTCGAGATCACCGGCTTCAAATCCGTGCAGTCAGACGTGGAGGCGGCGTTCGCCATCAGGGACCTGGACAAAGCGGAGAAGTTCGACCTGGCGTGGCGGACCGACGCACAGGGGCTATGCAAGAAGTTCAACTCGCACGTCAAGGGCGGCGTTGGGCCGTTCGGGCTCTGGCTGCTGGCCTCCGACGACCTCGAGGAGAGGACAGCCGTCTTCTTCAGGGTGTTCAAGACCAACGACACCAATTACGCCATCCTCATGTGTAATGACCCGACAAG GTCATCGTACGAGTCACAGATCTACAGGCCGAGCTTCGCCGGCTTTGTCAACGTCGACATAGCCAAGACCAAGAAGATCGCCCTCAGAACATTG ATTGACCATTCTGTGGTGGAGAGCTTCGGGGCCGGCGGAAAGACGTGCATCCTGACGAGGGTTTACCCGAGGAAAGCCATCGGCGACGACGCGCACCTCTTCGTCTTCAACAACGGTGAGTCGGACATCAAGGTCACCAACCTGCACGCGTGGGAGATGAAGACCCCCACGATGAACAAGCTGCTGGAGCAGTAG
- the LOC125542385 gene encoding uncharacterized protein LOC125542385 isoform X1, translated as MGKQRNQGHKMTVIDFIDLSDHDIIDLSSSDDETVQEDHIATQHRAASLDRQTMHVVAGEGIQDVQAVFVAASEGRQDLQVVFAAASEGRQESADCRHALEATTSSLVTEKEPLLVASEGSQDVQVVLVAAREGSQDVQAASEGSQDVKVVLVAATEGSQEAADSGNGLEATASPLVTEKAPLDMAESHNCPRTPTSAPFPILKAPTFEGGDAKMVRGKVKRPRKNYHTGTPRTSPRFELKPECRNGPLEELPAEALTSEGGDAELVREKMQHPGKDYHTGTPGTSPRFEPKRECHNGSVEELPAEALTSEGGDAELVRGKVKRPKKNYHTGTPRTSPRFEPKHEYHNGPVEELPAEARTSEVGDAELVRGKLKHPRKNYPAGTPRTSPRFEPKRECHNGSAEEMPAKVLTSEGGDAELVRGEVKHSRKNYHTGTPRTSPRFETKRECRNGPVEELPAEALTSDGADAELVRGKVKHARKDYHTGIPRTSPRFQLKHERRKGPVEEPAANHKRFRTLEELIASPDNAESAKAPSTDSLN; from the exons ATGGGGAAGCAGAGGAACCAAG GCCACAAAATGACTGTAATAGATTTCATAGATCTGAGTGATCATGATATTATTGACTTGAGCAGCAGCGATGACGAGACTGTTCAGGAGGATCATATTGCAACTCAGCACCGGGCGGCGTCGCTTGATAGGCAGACTATGCATGTCGTAGCTGGTGAAGGAATCCAAGATGTGCAGGCTGTGTTTGTTGCAGCTAGTGAAGGAAGGCAAGATCTGCAGGTTGTGTTTGCTGCCGCTAGTGAAGGAAGACAAGAGTCTGCTGATTGCAGACATGCTTTGGAAGCCACCACATCGTCCTTGGTTACGGAAAAAGAACCTCTTCTTGTAGCTAGTGAAGGAAGCCAAGATGTGCAAGTTGTGCTTGTTGCAGCTCGTGAAGGAAGCCAAGATGTGCAGGCTGCTAGTGAAGGAAGCCAAGATGTGAAGGTTGTGCTTGTTGCAGCTACTGAAGGAAGTCAAGAAGCTGCTGACTCTGGAAATGGTTTGGAAGCTACAGCGTCGCCTTTGGTTACTGAAAAAGCACCTCTTGATATGGCTGAATCGCACAACTGTCCTCGCACTCCCACATCAGCGCCATTCCCCA TTCTGAAGGCTCCGACCTTTGAAGGTGGCGATGCAAAGATGGTAAGAGGGAAGGTGAAGCGTCCCAGGAAGAACTACCACACCGGTACTCCTAGGACAAGTCCTAGGTTTGAACTGAAGCCTGAATGTCGGAACGGGCCTCTGGAAGAGCTGCCAGCCGAGGCACTGACCTCTGAAGGTGGCGACGCGGAGCTGGTGAGAGAGAAGATGCAACATCCTGGGAAGGATTACCATACCGGCACTCCTGGGACAAGTCCTAGGTTTGAACCGAAGCGTGAATGTCATAACGGGTCTGTGGAAGAGCTGCCAGCCGAGGCTCTGACCTCTGAAGGTGGCGATGCGGAGTTGGTGAGAGGGAAGGTGAAACGTCCTAAGAAGAACTACCATACCGGCACTCCTCGGACAAGTCCTAGGTTTGAACCAAAGCATGAATATCATAACGGGCCTGTGGAAGAGCTGCCGGCCGAGGCACGGACCTCTGAAGTTGGCGACGCGGAGCTGGTGAGAGGGAAGCTGAAACATCCTAGGAAGAACTACCCTGCTGGCACTCCTAGGACAAGTCCTAGGTTTGAGCCGAAGCGTGAATGTCATAACGGGTCTGCGGAAGAAATGCCAGCCAAGGTTCTGACCTCTGAAGGTGGTGATGCTGAGCTGGTGAGAGGGGAAGTGAAACATTCTAGGAAGAACTACCATACCGGCACTCCTCGGACAAGTCCTAGGTTTGAAACAAAGCGTGAATGTCGTAACGGGCCTGTGGAAGAGCTGCCAGCTGAGGCTCTGACCTCTGATGGTGCTGATGCAGAGCTGGTGAGGGGCAAGGTGAAACATGCTAGGAAGGACTACCATACTGGCATTCCTAGGACAAGTCCTAGGTTTCAACTGAAGCATGAACGTCGCAAGGGGCCCGTGGAAGAACCGGCAGCCAATCACAAGAGGTTCCGCACACTAGAAGAATTAATTGCCTCTCCTGACAATGCAGAATCTGCGAAGGCCCCGTCTACTGACTCTCTGAACTAA
- the LOC125542385 gene encoding uncharacterized protein LOC125542385 isoform X2, with translation MTVIDFIDLSDHDIIDLSSSDDETVQEDHIATQHRAASLDRQTMHVVAGEGIQDVQAVFVAASEGRQDLQVVFAAASEGRQESADCRHALEATTSSLVTEKEPLLVASEGSQDVQVVLVAAREGSQDVQAASEGSQDVKVVLVAATEGSQEAADSGNGLEATASPLVTEKAPLDMAESHNCPRTPTSAPFPILKAPTFEGGDAKMVRGKVKRPRKNYHTGTPRTSPRFELKPECRNGPLEELPAEALTSEGGDAELVREKMQHPGKDYHTGTPGTSPRFEPKRECHNGSVEELPAEALTSEGGDAELVRGKVKRPKKNYHTGTPRTSPRFEPKHEYHNGPVEELPAEARTSEVGDAELVRGKLKHPRKNYPAGTPRTSPRFEPKRECHNGSAEEMPAKVLTSEGGDAELVRGEVKHSRKNYHTGTPRTSPRFETKRECRNGPVEELPAEALTSDGADAELVRGKVKHARKDYHTGIPRTSPRFQLKHERRKGPVEEPAANHKRFRTLEELIASPDNAESAKAPSTDSLN, from the exons ATGACTGTAATAGATTTCATAGATCTGAGTGATCATGATATTATTGACTTGAGCAGCAGCGATGACGAGACTGTTCAGGAGGATCATATTGCAACTCAGCACCGGGCGGCGTCGCTTGATAGGCAGACTATGCATGTCGTAGCTGGTGAAGGAATCCAAGATGTGCAGGCTGTGTTTGTTGCAGCTAGTGAAGGAAGGCAAGATCTGCAGGTTGTGTTTGCTGCCGCTAGTGAAGGAAGACAAGAGTCTGCTGATTGCAGACATGCTTTGGAAGCCACCACATCGTCCTTGGTTACGGAAAAAGAACCTCTTCTTGTAGCTAGTGAAGGAAGCCAAGATGTGCAAGTTGTGCTTGTTGCAGCTCGTGAAGGAAGCCAAGATGTGCAGGCTGCTAGTGAAGGAAGCCAAGATGTGAAGGTTGTGCTTGTTGCAGCTACTGAAGGAAGTCAAGAAGCTGCTGACTCTGGAAATGGTTTGGAAGCTACAGCGTCGCCTTTGGTTACTGAAAAAGCACCTCTTGATATGGCTGAATCGCACAACTGTCCTCGCACTCCCACATCAGCGCCATTCCCCA TTCTGAAGGCTCCGACCTTTGAAGGTGGCGATGCAAAGATGGTAAGAGGGAAGGTGAAGCGTCCCAGGAAGAACTACCACACCGGTACTCCTAGGACAAGTCCTAGGTTTGAACTGAAGCCTGAATGTCGGAACGGGCCTCTGGAAGAGCTGCCAGCCGAGGCACTGACCTCTGAAGGTGGCGACGCGGAGCTGGTGAGAGAGAAGATGCAACATCCTGGGAAGGATTACCATACCGGCACTCCTGGGACAAGTCCTAGGTTTGAACCGAAGCGTGAATGTCATAACGGGTCTGTGGAAGAGCTGCCAGCCGAGGCTCTGACCTCTGAAGGTGGCGATGCGGAGTTGGTGAGAGGGAAGGTGAAACGTCCTAAGAAGAACTACCATACCGGCACTCCTCGGACAAGTCCTAGGTTTGAACCAAAGCATGAATATCATAACGGGCCTGTGGAAGAGCTGCCGGCCGAGGCACGGACCTCTGAAGTTGGCGACGCGGAGCTGGTGAGAGGGAAGCTGAAACATCCTAGGAAGAACTACCCTGCTGGCACTCCTAGGACAAGTCCTAGGTTTGAGCCGAAGCGTGAATGTCATAACGGGTCTGCGGAAGAAATGCCAGCCAAGGTTCTGACCTCTGAAGGTGGTGATGCTGAGCTGGTGAGAGGGGAAGTGAAACATTCTAGGAAGAACTACCATACCGGCACTCCTCGGACAAGTCCTAGGTTTGAAACAAAGCGTGAATGTCGTAACGGGCCTGTGGAAGAGCTGCCAGCTGAGGCTCTGACCTCTGATGGTGCTGATGCAGAGCTGGTGAGGGGCAAGGTGAAACATGCTAGGAAGGACTACCATACTGGCATTCCTAGGACAAGTCCTAGGTTTCAACTGAAGCATGAACGTCGCAAGGGGCCCGTGGAAGAACCGGCAGCCAATCACAAGAGGTTCCGCACACTAGAAGAATTAATTGCCTCTCCTGACAATGCAGAATCTGCGAAGGCCCCGTCTACTGACTCTCTGAACTAA
- the LOC125547612 gene encoding E3 ubiquitin-protein ligase SINA-like 3, whose amino-acid sequence MQGAAAEGRSRASPDQADEESAKKPRLDLPDARVKQELVAGGGEGSPVVAAAAAAAPYSPREELAVRIDKRLLHCHLCTLPFKPPVFQCKAGHLACGGCVAQLPCGQCKVCVDGGGFFDPCPALDAVVSSTRIECPNPGCTRYVTYHEVADHQTACPHAPCRCTEPGCGYVGAPQALAGHLHTVHSVPVRALQYGKASQLRLPVSTPRLVLLGDDDNRVFLLTVGALGAGVTAVSVVCARASAATRPRFACKMWVNLEAANCGKEDMVLVDMHMRSSSSPGAVVAAGEPTFLMVPPMYLVPAAAGDGAASMEVPLHIRIDKLSPWSDALV is encoded by the exons ATGCAGGGCGCCGCCGCCGAGGGGAGGAGCAGGGCTTCGCCGGACCAGGCCGACGAGGAGAGCGCCAAGAAGCCGCGCCTGGACCTGCCCGACGCCCGCGTGAAGCAAGAGCTCGTCGCCGGAGGAGGGGAAGGGAGCCCCGTcgtcgcggcggcggcggcggcggcgccgtacAGCCCGAGAGAGGAGCTCGCCGTGAGGATCGACAAGCGCCTGCTCCACTGCCACCTCTGCACCCTCCCCTTCAAGCCCCCCGTCTTCCAG TGCAAAGCCGGGCACCTGGCCTGCGGCGGCTGCGTCGCCCAGCTGCCCTGCGGCCAGTGCAAGGTGTGCGTCGACGGGGGCGGCTTCTTCGACCCCTGCCCCGCGCTCGACGCCGTCGTCTCCTCCACCAGGATCGAGTGCCCCAACCCCGGCTGCACGAGGTACGTCACCTACCACGAGGTCGCCGACCACCAGACCGCGTGCCCGCACGCGCCCTGCCGCTGCACCGAGCCCGGCTGCGGCTACGTCGGCGCGCCGCAGGCGCTCGCCGGCCACCTCCACACCGTCCACTCGGTGCCGGTGCGCGCCCTGCAGTACGGCAAGGCCAGCCAGCTCCGGCTCCCGGTCTCAACGCCGCGGCTCGTGCTCCTCGGCGACGACGACAACCGCGTGTTCCTCCTCACCGTGGGCGCGCTCGGCGCCGGCGTGACCGCCGTGTCCGTGGTGTGCGCCAGGGCCAGCGCGGCGACGCGGCCCCGGTTCGCGTGCAAGATGTGGGTCAACCTCGAGGCGGCGAACTGCGGCAAGGAGGACATGGTGCTGGTGGACATGCACATGAGGAGCAGCTCGTCGCCCGGCGCCGTGGTCGCCGCGGGCGAGCCCACGTTCCTGATGGTGCCGCCAATGTACCTGGTGCCAGCAGCAGCAGGGGATGGGGCTGCGTCCATGGAAGTGCCTCTGCACATCCGCATCGACAAGCTCTCCCCTTGGTCCGACGCATTGGTGTGA